Proteins encoded in a region of the Altererythrobacter ishigakiensis genome:
- the fghA gene encoding S-formylglutathione hydrolase — protein MSIETVSEYKSFGGVQGVYRHASSETGTEMTFSVYVPPHKAGQMLPVLWYLSGLTCTHANVTEKGEYRAACARHGIVFVAPDTSPRGDDVPDSPDEYDFGKGAGFYVDATREPWSKHYRMRSYVERELPEVIAAHFLVDMERQAITGHSMGGHGALTIGLRNPERFRSISAFSPIVAPSQVPWGEKALGRYLGEDRTAWREYDALALIEDGARHEHILVDQGSADNFLDEQLQTHRMVEACNAGGINATIRMQEGYDHSYYFISTLMAEHVDWHTAKLKA, from the coding sequence ATGAGCATCGAGACTGTCAGCGAATACAAGTCCTTCGGTGGGGTGCAGGGTGTGTATCGCCACGCCTCAAGCGAGACCGGCACCGAAATGACATTCTCCGTCTATGTTCCGCCGCATAAGGCGGGGCAAATGCTACCGGTGCTTTGGTATCTTTCCGGCCTGACTTGCACTCATGCCAATGTCACCGAGAAGGGCGAATATCGCGCCGCCTGCGCCCGGCATGGCATCGTGTTCGTAGCGCCGGACACTTCGCCGCGCGGAGACGATGTGCCGGACAGCCCTGACGAGTATGACTTCGGCAAGGGCGCTGGCTTCTATGTCGATGCGACCCGCGAGCCGTGGTCCAAGCATTACCGGATGCGCAGCTATGTCGAGCGCGAATTGCCGGAGGTCATTGCCGCGCACTTTCTCGTCGATATGGAGCGGCAGGCTATTACCGGTCACTCGATGGGTGGGCACGGCGCTCTCACCATCGGCCTGCGCAACCCTGAGCGCTTCCGCTCGATCAGCGCGTTCTCGCCCATCGTTGCACCTAGCCAGGTGCCATGGGGCGAGAAGGCGCTGGGGCGCTACCTTGGCGAAGATCGTACGGCCTGGCGTGAATATGATGCGTTAGCGTTGATCGAAGACGGTGCGCGGCACGAACACATTCTTGTCGACCAGGGCTCCGCGGATAATTTCCTAGACGAGCAACTGCAGACACACCGGATGGTCGAGGCCTGCAACGCAGGAGGGATCAACGCGACCATCCGCATGCAGGAAGGCTATGATCATTCCTATTACTTCATCTCGACCTTAATGGCCGAACATGTCGACTGGCATACCGCCAAGCTGAAGGCCTAG
- a CDS encoding exonuclease domain-containing protein: protein MRKLTEANDPLLASYAESDWPDPSMSVRNAPLLALDFELDGLTREAHLLQAGWIPFAGRNIAMANAEVYDIRSYRELDREAVTVHGIGVDRASEGARPREVVSRLISSLAGRVVVAHAAGIERSALQRITKSLYGVALPVRTICTLELERKLAPNLIGQGVYRLGACRARYGLPEYAAHDALTDALAAAELFQAQLSRMGEDTLLGSLERYL from the coding sequence TTGCGGAAGCTGACCGAAGCGAATGACCCATTGCTTGCAAGTTATGCTGAATCGGACTGGCCCGATCCTTCGATGTCGGTGCGGAACGCACCACTTCTGGCACTCGATTTTGAGCTGGACGGCCTCACACGGGAAGCCCATTTGCTTCAGGCAGGTTGGATACCATTCGCGGGGCGGAACATCGCGATGGCAAATGCGGAAGTGTATGACATTCGAAGCTATCGCGAACTTGATCGTGAAGCGGTAACCGTTCACGGGATCGGCGTGGATCGGGCTAGCGAAGGTGCGCGCCCGCGCGAAGTTGTCTCTCGTCTTATCAGTAGTTTAGCGGGCCGTGTTGTTGTGGCTCATGCGGCTGGAATCGAACGGTCCGCCCTGCAACGGATTACCAAATCGCTGTATGGGGTGGCTTTGCCTGTCCGTACGATTTGCACATTAGAGCTTGAGCGCAAACTTGCACCGAACCTGATCGGTCAGGGTGTGTATCGCCTGGGTGCTTGCCGTGCGCGCTATGGTCTGCCGGAATACGCTGCGCACGATGCGCTCACCGATGCACTCGCCGCCGCAGAACTCTTCCAAGCACAGCTCTCAAGGATGGGCGAAGATACCTTACTCGGATCGCTCGAGCGCTATCTCTAG
- a CDS encoding S-(hydroxymethyl)glutathione dehydrogenase/class III alcohol dehydrogenase yields the protein MKTRAAVAFEAKKPLEIVELDLEGPKEGEVLVEIMATGICHTDAYTLDGFDSEGIFPSILGHEGAGIVREVGAGVTSVAVDDHVVPAYIPECRQCKSCLSRKTNLCTAIRDTQGKGVMPDGTSRFSYKGETIYHYMGCSTFSNFTVLPEIAAAKIRKDAPFDTACYTGCGVTTGIGAVINNAEVEPGSTVVVFGLGGIGLNVIQGAVLAGATQIVGVDINSDKAQWGERFGMTHFVNPKDVGNLVEHLVNLTGGGADYSFDCTGNTDVMRDALECCHRGWGISVIIGVAEAGKEISTRPFQLVTGRVWKGSAFGGARGRTDIPKMVDWYMNGKIEIDPMITHRLSLEEINKGFDMMHAGESIRSVVVY from the coding sequence ATGAAGACGCGTGCAGCCGTAGCCTTTGAAGCGAAGAAGCCACTAGAGATTGTCGAGCTAGACCTTGAAGGGCCGAAAGAAGGCGAAGTGCTGGTCGAAATCATGGCGACCGGCATTTGCCACACCGATGCCTACACACTCGACGGTTTCGACAGCGAGGGCATATTTCCCTCAATCCTTGGCCACGAAGGCGCTGGAATTGTACGTGAAGTCGGCGCTGGCGTTACCAGTGTGGCTGTGGATGATCACGTTGTCCCTGCCTACATCCCTGAATGCCGCCAGTGCAAAAGCTGCCTAAGCCGCAAGACCAATCTTTGCACTGCGATCCGCGATACACAGGGCAAAGGTGTGATGCCCGATGGCACCTCTCGCTTCAGCTACAAAGGCGAGACGATCTATCACTACATGGGTTGTTCGACCTTTTCGAACTTCACAGTCCTGCCAGAGATTGCCGCTGCGAAGATCCGCAAGGACGCTCCGTTTGACACCGCGTGCTACACTGGCTGCGGGGTCACGACTGGCATCGGTGCTGTGATCAACAACGCTGAGGTTGAGCCCGGTTCAACCGTGGTGGTTTTCGGACTGGGCGGCATTGGGCTCAATGTCATTCAGGGTGCGGTACTGGCGGGGGCAACGCAGATCGTCGGCGTTGATATCAATTCGGACAAGGCCCAATGGGGCGAACGTTTTGGCATGACGCATTTCGTCAATCCAAAGGACGTGGGCAATCTGGTTGAGCATCTGGTCAATCTGACCGGCGGCGGCGCGGATTATTCGTTCGATTGCACCGGCAATACCGATGTGATGCGCGATGCGCTGGAATGCTGCCACCGGGGCTGGGGCATCAGTGTCATCATCGGCGTGGCCGAAGCGGGCAAGGAAATCAGCACGCGGCCGTTCCAGCTGGTGACGGGGCGCGTTTGGAAGGGCTCTGCCTTTGGCGGCGCTCGTGGTCGGACCGACATCCCCAAGATGGTCGATTGGTACATGAACGGGAAGATCGAGATTGATCCGATGATCACTCACCGGCTCAGCCTTGAGGAAATCAACAAGGGTTTTGATATGATGCATGCGGGTGAGAGCATCCGTAGCGTGGTTGTGTATTGA
- a CDS encoding DUF4212 domain-containing protein produces MEQPTPNDAEGAETSAAEGAYWKENIRLLVTLMSIWFVCSFGAGILFRDFLDQFMLGGYPLGFWFAQQGSIYIFIGLIFYYVVKMRKIERKYDLDD; encoded by the coding sequence ATGGAACAACCAACACCGAATGATGCCGAAGGCGCGGAAACAAGCGCGGCCGAAGGCGCCTACTGGAAAGAGAACATTCGCTTGCTCGTGACACTCATGAGCATCTGGTTTGTGTGTTCGTTTGGCGCGGGAATCCTGTTCAGGGATTTCCTCGATCAGTTCATGCTCGGCGGTTACCCGCTGGGCTTCTGGTTTGCGCAACAAGGCTCAATCTACATCTTCATCGGTCTGATCTTCTATTACGTCGTCAAGATGCGGAAGATCGAGCGCAAATACGATCTGGACGATTGA
- a CDS encoding acyl-CoA dehydrogenase — MVPFNWEDPFDLETQLTEDERMIRDAAHGFAQGELQPRVIKAFAEEIDAPELFPMFGQAGLLGATIPEEYGGAGASYVAYGLIAREIERVDSGYRSMASVQSSLVMFPIYEYGSEEQRRKYLPGLASGDLIGCFGLTEPDAGSDPAGMKTVARKDGDGYVINGSKTWISNAPFADVFVVWAKSEEHGGGIRGFVLEKGMKGLSAPKIEGKISLRASTTGMIMMDDVKVGPDALLPNVQGLKGPFGCLNRARYGISWGAMGAAEFCMHAARQYGLDRKQFGRPLAGTQLYQKKLADMLTDIALGLQGSLRVGRLMDEGRFAPDMISVVKRNNVGKALDIARQSRDMHGGNGISEEYQVIRHMVNLETVNTYEGTHDVHALILGRGVTGLAAF, encoded by the coding sequence ATGGTGCCGTTTAACTGGGAAGATCCCTTCGATCTGGAAACCCAGCTGACCGAAGACGAACGCATGATCCGCGATGCCGCGCATGGCTTCGCGCAAGGCGAACTACAGCCGCGCGTTATCAAAGCGTTTGCTGAGGAGATCGACGCACCAGAGCTTTTCCCGATGTTTGGCCAAGCAGGCCTGCTGGGTGCAACAATACCTGAAGAATATGGCGGCGCAGGCGCGAGCTATGTCGCCTATGGTCTGATCGCACGCGAGATTGAACGCGTCGACAGCGGGTACCGCTCAATGGCTTCAGTGCAAAGCTCGCTCGTGATGTTTCCGATCTATGAATACGGATCAGAGGAACAACGCCGCAAATATCTGCCCGGTCTGGCATCGGGAGATCTGATCGGCTGTTTCGGCCTGACTGAACCCGATGCGGGTAGTGATCCGGCGGGCATGAAGACTGTCGCGCGCAAGGACGGCGATGGTTACGTGATCAATGGCTCGAAGACCTGGATCTCGAATGCGCCTTTCGCCGATGTCTTCGTGGTCTGGGCAAAAAGCGAGGAGCACGGCGGCGGCATTCGCGGCTTCGTGCTGGAAAAAGGCATGAAGGGGCTTTCCGCGCCCAAGATCGAAGGCAAGATTTCACTACGCGCATCGACCACCGGCATGATCATGATGGATGATGTAAAAGTCGGCCCTGACGCGCTTCTCCCGAACGTGCAAGGTCTCAAAGGTCCCTTCGGATGTCTCAACCGCGCACGTTACGGGATCAGCTGGGGCGCAATGGGCGCGGCAGAGTTCTGCATGCACGCCGCGCGGCAATATGGCCTGGACCGCAAGCAGTTCGGCCGCCCGCTGGCCGGAACACAACTATACCAGAAGAAGCTGGCAGACATGCTGACCGACATTGCGCTGGGCTTGCAAGGCTCACTTCGCGTGGGCCGCCTGATGGACGAAGGCCGCTTCGCTCCTGATATGATCAGTGTGGTTAAGCGCAACAATGTCGGCAAGGCGCTCGATATCGCGCGTCAATCCCGCGATATGCATGGCGGCAATGGCATCAGCGAGGAATATCAGGTGATCCGCCACATGGTGAACCTTGAGACCGTAAATACCTATGAAGGCACGCATGATGTCCATGCGCTGATCCTGGGTCGCGGCGTAACCGGGCTGGCCGCGTTTTGA
- a CDS encoding prolyl-tRNA synthetase associated domain-containing protein yields MRGEAGLYDDLATLGIAYQVHEHPAVFTVEESRAIKTDIACLHTKNLFLKDAGGAFWLLTVPAEARVDLKALPQAVGCKRISFGKAVDMVRLIGVEPGSVTPLAMINAAPDAITLVLDADLAASDPVGVHPLRNTATVVLAGTDIVRLAQDWGHKPVTATIPKKEMS; encoded by the coding sequence ATGCGCGGTGAGGCCGGGCTCTATGACGATCTTGCGACGCTGGGCATTGCTTACCAGGTGCATGAGCATCCAGCAGTGTTCACTGTCGAAGAAAGTCGGGCGATCAAGACCGACATTGCGTGTCTGCACACCAAGAACCTGTTCTTGAAGGATGCAGGCGGCGCATTCTGGCTGCTCACCGTGCCTGCCGAAGCTAGAGTTGACTTGAAAGCCTTGCCACAGGCCGTTGGGTGCAAACGTATAAGCTTCGGCAAGGCTGTGGACATGGTTCGCCTGATCGGAGTTGAGCCGGGATCGGTTACGCCGCTCGCAATGATAAATGCGGCACCAGATGCGATCACCTTGGTTCTGGACGCCGATCTTGCGGCAAGTGACCCTGTCGGGGTTCACCCGCTGCGCAACACTGCCACCGTCGTGCTCGCTGGCACTGATATAGTCCGGCTTGCCCAGGATTGGGGGCACAAGCCGGTAACTGCCACCATCCCGAAAAAGGAAATGTCATGA
- a CDS encoding fumarylacetoacetate hydrolase family protein, which produces MKLATLNDGTRDGKLVVVSKDLTRYCAADNIAPTLQVALDNWAEIAPKLEVLAMDVEHEAVPCERFHEREAHSPLPRAYQWADGSAYINHVELVRKARDAEVPESFYHDPLMYQGGSDTFLAPRDDIPLGDTAWGCDMEGEVAVITDDVPMGVSVEDAASHIKLIMLVNDVSLRGLIPGELAKGFGFFQSKPSSAFSPVCVTPDELGDAWKDTLIRLPLMVDYNGEAFGRAEVGVDATFNMAQLVAHAAKTRNLGAGAIIGSGTISNKGADGGPGKPVSEGGLGYSCIAEIRMIETIYDGAPKTDFMKPGDTVRVEMRDKDNHSIFGAIEQKVVQA; this is translated from the coding sequence ATGAAACTCGCCACGCTCAATGACGGAACCCGCGACGGCAAGCTTGTCGTCGTCTCGAAAGACCTGACCCGCTATTGCGCGGCGGACAATATCGCGCCGACCTTGCAGGTCGCGCTCGACAACTGGGCCGAGATCGCGCCCAAGCTGGAAGTGCTGGCCATGGATGTCGAGCACGAAGCGGTACCCTGCGAGCGTTTTCACGAACGTGAGGCGCATTCACCGCTGCCGCGCGCTTACCAATGGGCCGATGGCAGCGCCTACATCAACCATGTCGAGCTGGTGCGCAAAGCGCGCGATGCCGAAGTGCCTGAAAGCTTCTATCACGATCCGCTGATGTATCAGGGTGGAAGCGACACGTTCCTGGCTCCGCGCGATGACATCCCGCTGGGCGACACAGCCTGGGGCTGCGACATGGAGGGCGAAGTCGCCGTGATCACCGACGATGTACCGATGGGCGTTTCCGTGGAGGATGCAGCCAGCCACATCAAGCTGATCATGCTGGTAAACGACGTATCCTTGCGCGGGCTGATCCCGGGCGAGCTGGCCAAGGGTTTCGGCTTCTTCCAGTCGAAACCTTCAAGCGCTTTCTCGCCGGTTTGTGTAACACCTGACGAGCTGGGTGATGCGTGGAAAGATACGCTGATCCGCTTGCCATTGATGGTCGATTACAATGGCGAAGCCTTCGGCCGCGCGGAAGTGGGTGTCGATGCGACCTTCAACATGGCGCAATTGGTCGCGCATGCGGCAAAGACCCGCAATCTGGGCGCTGGCGCGATCATCGGCTCTGGCACCATCAGCAACAAGGGCGCCGATGGCGGACCAGGCAAGCCGGTTAGCGAAGGCGGGCTTGGTTATAGCTGCATCGCGGAAATCCGCATGATTGAGACGATTTATGATGGTGCGCCAAAGACTGACTTCATGAAGCCGGGCGATACCGTACGGGTGGAAATGCGCGACAAGGACAACCACTCGATCTTCGGCGCAATCGAGCAGAAGGTTGTGCAGGCCTAG
- the maiA gene encoding maleylacetoacetate isomerase — MKLYGYFRSSTTYRLRIALELKGIEYEYIPVNLLTSEQKGEAFTSRNPFGSVPMLEADGRDRAQSMAQIEWLDEAYPDRPLLPADLENRYTARELAYAIATETHAVNNLPVLKYLKDPLGHSQEEIDIWYRNWLARTFTPLEERLAQLGAGDFLFDAPGFFEVVLLPQFYNAERFQFDFSDKPHIARIAQACLAMPEFQRAHPDNQIDNPERSS, encoded by the coding sequence ATGAAGCTCTACGGATATTTTCGCAGTTCGACGACCTATCGCCTTCGCATCGCGCTGGAGCTGAAAGGTATCGAATACGAGTATATCCCGGTGAACCTGCTCACCAGCGAGCAGAAAGGTGAAGCTTTCACCAGCCGCAACCCCTTTGGCAGCGTGCCCATGTTGGAGGCCGACGGTCGTGATCGTGCGCAATCCATGGCGCAGATCGAGTGGCTGGATGAAGCCTATCCGGACAGGCCTCTGCTACCTGCCGATCTCGAAAACCGCTACACCGCGCGCGAACTTGCCTATGCCATCGCGACGGAAACCCACGCGGTGAACAACCTGCCGGTGCTGAAGTATCTGAAAGACCCGCTGGGCCATTCGCAGGAAGAAATCGACATTTGGTATCGCAATTGGCTGGCGCGTACGTTCACCCCGCTAGAGGAACGGCTGGCGCAGCTTGGAGCGGGCGATTTCCTGTTCGATGCCCCCGGATTCTTTGAGGTCGTGCTGTTGCCACAGTTCTACAATGCGGAACGCTTCCAATTCGATTTCAGCGACAAACCACATATCGCTCGCATTGCGCAAGCGTGCCTTGCCATGCCTGAATTCCAGCGCGCGCACCCAGACAATCAGATCGACAACCCGGAGAGGTCTTCATGA
- a CDS encoding cupin domain-containing protein, protein MTDKVNLEQKFGLFHEQWSPKIVARFNDNEVRLCKLEGEYHWHHHADTDEMFLVVDGELEIDFEDRTETLAAGEMIVVPAGTEHRPRAAKGEAKVFVMDAEGTPNSGDEATATKAVEL, encoded by the coding sequence ATGACAGACAAGGTCAACTTGGAACAGAAATTCGGGCTGTTTCACGAACAGTGGTCACCCAAGATTGTAGCGCGCTTCAACGATAATGAGGTCCGACTTTGCAAACTTGAGGGTGAGTATCACTGGCATCATCATGCTGATACCGACGAGATGTTTCTGGTGGTTGATGGCGAACTGGAGATCGATTTCGAAGATCGCACAGAGACGCTGGCTGCCGGCGAAATGATTGTTGTTCCTGCCGGAACAGAGCATCGCCCGCGGGCCGCAAAAGGCGAAGCCAAAGTGTTCGTCATGGATGCTGAAGGGACGCCGAATAGTGGCGATGAAGCGACTGCGACAAAGGCGGTTGAGCTCTAG
- a CDS encoding NAD-dependent succinate-semialdehyde dehydrogenase: MTDYPQLELLIGGEAIGAAARDTIEVLNPATGEAMAALPKATAADLDAALEAASNGFKSWRATSADEREAVLRKGAALIRERAKDIGAAITREQGKPFKEAVGETIYCAMLLEFYAGECKRLYGRTLVRPDGQRVEVRHEPVGPVAGFSAWNFPALNVMRKVGGPLAAGCSVIVKPSEETPAGGLGIVKALHDAGVPGQVLQCVFGVPSDISEHLLASSVIRKVTFTGSTAVGKHLAKLAAEDLKRTTMELGGHGPVLIFNDADVDKALDTMAGNKFRNAGQVCVSPTRFLVEEDVFERFRDGFVERAKAVTVGDGMDADTQMGPMASQRGPDGIQAKLADALDKGAKLETGGNRIGNQGFFHEPTVLSEVPLGAEIMNEEPFGPVALINPMKGEAAMVEEANRLPYGLAAYAWTQDAARRMRMASEIEAGMIAINGGTVSAADAPFGGVKWSGYGLEDGAEGVTACMVSKTVHESA, translated from the coding sequence ATGACTGATTACCCCCAACTCGAACTTCTTATAGGCGGCGAAGCAATTGGCGCGGCGGCGCGTGACACCATTGAGGTGCTGAACCCCGCAACAGGCGAAGCCATGGCCGCTCTACCAAAGGCGACAGCGGCCGATCTCGATGCGGCGTTGGAGGCAGCTTCGAACGGCTTCAAGAGCTGGCGCGCAACATCAGCCGACGAACGCGAAGCCGTGCTGCGCAAGGGCGCTGCGCTGATCCGTGAGCGCGCCAAGGACATTGGCGCTGCGATTACGCGAGAGCAGGGCAAGCCGTTCAAAGAGGCGGTTGGCGAGACAATCTACTGCGCGATGCTGCTCGAATTCTACGCCGGGGAATGCAAACGACTGTATGGCCGCACATTGGTGCGTCCGGATGGGCAACGCGTCGAAGTACGGCATGAACCCGTTGGCCCGGTCGCCGGCTTCTCGGCATGGAACTTCCCTGCATTGAATGTGATGCGCAAGGTAGGCGGTCCGCTGGCGGCCGGTTGCTCGGTCATTGTTAAGCCGTCAGAAGAAACGCCGGCCGGCGGGCTTGGTATTGTCAAAGCGCTGCATGACGCGGGCGTGCCCGGTCAGGTGTTGCAATGCGTCTTTGGCGTTCCATCGGACATCAGCGAACACCTGCTGGCATCGTCTGTGATCCGCAAGGTCACCTTCACTGGTTCGACAGCGGTCGGCAAACATCTCGCGAAGCTTGCTGCAGAGGATCTGAAGCGCACTACGATGGAGCTGGGTGGTCACGGGCCAGTCCTGATCTTTAACGACGCTGATGTCGACAAGGCGCTGGATACTATGGCTGGCAACAAGTTCCGTAACGCTGGCCAGGTCTGCGTCAGCCCGACGCGTTTTCTGGTTGAAGAAGATGTGTTCGAACGGTTCCGCGACGGTTTTGTTGAACGTGCCAAAGCTGTAACAGTTGGCGACGGAATGGATGCCGATACGCAGATGGGCCCGATGGCAAGTCAGCGTGGTCCCGACGGAATTCAGGCCAAGCTTGCGGACGCGCTGGACAAAGGCGCGAAGCTTGAAACTGGCGGTAACCGCATTGGCAATCAGGGCTTCTTCCATGAACCGACAGTACTTTCCGAAGTGCCCTTGGGTGCGGAGATCATGAATGAAGAACCGTTCGGTCCGGTCGCGCTGATCAACCCAATGAAGGGTGAAGCGGCGATGGTCGAGGAGGCCAACCGGTTGCCCTATGGTTTGGCCGCATACGCTTGGACTCAGGATGCTGCGCGCCGCATGCGCATGGCAAGCGAGATCGAAGCGGGTATGATTGCTATTAATGGCGGCACGGTCAGCGCAGCCGATGCGCCATTTGGCGGCGTGAAGTGGTCGGGCTATGGTCTTGAAGATGGCGCCGAGGGCGTGACAGCCTGCATGGTTTCAAAAACTGTGCACGAAAGCGCTTAG
- a CDS encoding DUF294 nucleotidyltransferase-like domain-containing protein: MVGEILEIAGFLRGIAPFDALDESDIAILSRSIGVTYFRSGETVLESGGQNEFLYIVRSGAVELRLAGEELTARLSAGASFAYPSLLRGGDIRNTTIALEDTLLYAIPAEHFHRLREQVPRFREYYAQDENTRIRHALERQRKAQSLQLDRASLQDLVKHAKPVSCPPETTIRQAAQLMAERNVSTLAVCNGELLIGIFTDKDLRSRVVAVETPLDRSISAVMTENPRTLSGEASVAEAMAMMASGGFRHIPLLTADGKLAGILSATDILAYLGNNAIDAGMAIARARSTEELKSASRQIPESFAAMVSSGVQASHAMRFTSALGEAVHRRAAELAEDELGPPPVPYSLVVFGSLARNEQLVGSDQDNGLVIDDAAKEDDFSYFERLGTRISDILDGCGYVYCKGGIMAKNAEQRRTASAWQERYATWIERPDEDRILRATIFFDMRHVHGDPTLTRRVQEDNVNIFKDSPLFVSYLARDALRSRIPLGIFRNLVLDTTDDGQKVFDAKRQAIMPIVDIARTHALANGLSEVSTIDRLRALAAAGKMNVDDAQSLEDAMLLVNEMRIAHQARQVQRGDTPDNLIAPGDLSSLERDYLKDAFSVVRSGLDSLRRNFAGGIA; the protein is encoded by the coding sequence ATGGTGGGTGAGATTTTAGAGATTGCGGGCTTCTTGAGGGGCATCGCGCCATTTGATGCTTTGGATGAGAGCGATATCGCCATTCTGTCGCGCTCCATAGGCGTTACCTATTTCCGCTCAGGCGAAACGGTACTGGAGAGCGGAGGACAAAATGAATTTCTCTATATCGTGCGATCTGGTGCGGTCGAACTGCGGCTCGCGGGCGAGGAACTGACCGCTCGCCTGAGTGCAGGCGCAAGTTTTGCGTATCCTTCGTTGCTGCGAGGCGGCGACATCAGAAATACTACTATCGCGCTTGAAGATACGTTGCTTTACGCAATTCCGGCGGAGCACTTCCACCGCTTGCGTGAGCAGGTCCCGCGGTTTCGGGAGTACTATGCGCAGGACGAGAACACCCGCATTCGACATGCTCTGGAGCGTCAACGCAAAGCGCAGTCGCTACAACTCGACCGCGCATCGCTTCAGGATCTGGTGAAACACGCCAAGCCTGTCTCGTGTCCCCCAGAAACAACTATTCGCCAAGCGGCCCAATTAATGGCGGAACGTAATGTCAGCACTCTGGCCGTATGCAATGGTGAGCTGTTGATTGGCATTTTTACGGACAAGGACCTGCGAAGCCGAGTGGTCGCCGTTGAAACACCGCTGGATCGATCGATCAGCGCTGTCATGACAGAAAATCCGCGAACGTTGTCCGGGGAAGCGAGCGTAGCAGAAGCGATGGCCATGATGGCCTCGGGCGGCTTTCGCCACATTCCGTTGCTGACGGCAGATGGCAAGTTAGCCGGAATCCTCAGTGCGACAGACATACTCGCATACCTTGGCAACAACGCGATTGATGCCGGTATGGCAATTGCTCGGGCGAGAAGCACAGAGGAGCTGAAAAGTGCCTCTCGACAAATCCCGGAAAGCTTTGCTGCGATGGTGTCCTCTGGTGTTCAGGCCAGCCATGCGATGCGTTTCACATCCGCCCTGGGTGAAGCTGTGCACCGCCGTGCGGCAGAGCTCGCTGAAGACGAGCTGGGCCCGCCTCCTGTGCCGTACTCTCTGGTGGTGTTTGGCTCTCTTGCGCGAAACGAGCAATTGGTCGGTTCAGATCAGGACAATGGCCTGGTAATCGATGATGCGGCGAAGGAAGATGATTTTTCTTACTTCGAACGTTTGGGTACGCGCATATCCGACATTCTTGATGGCTGCGGTTACGTCTATTGCAAAGGCGGGATCATGGCAAAAAATGCCGAGCAACGCCGCACAGCCAGCGCCTGGCAAGAGCGCTATGCCACGTGGATTGAGCGGCCTGACGAAGACCGCATACTGCGCGCCACGATCTTCTTCGACATGCGGCATGTACACGGTGATCCAACGCTGACGCGCCGCGTTCAGGAGGACAATGTCAACATTTTCAAAGATAGCCCATTGTTCGTGAGCTATCTTGCGCGCGACGCACTACGGAGCAGAATTCCGCTTGGCATCTTCAGGAATCTCGTCCTCGACACCACCGATGACGGACAGAAAGTCTTCGATGCCAAACGACAAGCGATCATGCCAATCGTAGATATTGCACGCACGCACGCGCTGGCCAACGGACTAAGTGAAGTAAGCACAATTGATCGTCTTCGCGCGCTTGCCGCCGCGGGCAAGATGAATGTGGACGATGCGCAAAGCCTTGAAGACGCGATGCTACTCGTCAACGAAATGCGGATCGCCCATCAGGCGCGTCAAGTGCAGAGAGGCGACACGCCGGACAATTTGATTGCGCCTGGCGATCTTTCTTCGCTTGAGCGGGATTATCTCAAGGACGCTTTTTCAGTGGTTCGCAGCGGGCTCGATTCGCTCCGCCGCAACTTTGCAGGCGGGATCGCTTGA
- a CDS encoding response regulator, with product MTQPCILVAEDEPIIAIDLCDTVEEAGYNVLGPHRKISSAMLEFQKHKPDVAILDVQLNDGVVFALAEKLADEDVPIIFHSGHFTHEEVAKKFPGATTLQKPCPPAKMLEAVNGVLGIA from the coding sequence ATGACTCAACCTTGCATCCTCGTCGCCGAAGACGAACCGATCATCGCAATCGACCTTTGCGATACCGTGGAAGAAGCGGGCTACAATGTACTCGGGCCCCATCGCAAGATTTCATCGGCAATGCTTGAATTTCAGAAGCACAAACCGGACGTTGCGATACTCGATGTTCAACTCAACGATGGCGTGGTTTTCGCACTGGCCGAAAAACTCGCTGACGAGGACGTGCCGATCATCTTTCACTCCGGTCACTTCACGCATGAAGAAGTCGCGAAGAAGTTTCCCGGGGCAACCACCCTTCAAAAACCGTGTCCGCCGGCAAAGATGCTGGAAGCGGTGAACGGGGTTCTTGGCATCGCTTGA